A genomic window from Brassica oleracea var. oleracea cultivar TO1000 chromosome C8, BOL, whole genome shotgun sequence includes:
- the LOC106308338 gene encoding zinc finger BED domain-containing protein DAYSLEEPER-like, with protein sequence MIGFLEYCFTTLDAATCKTKLDHIKKKLKKLFDVYKKNKKKNMARTSGSTSGTTAQTTLPGYDAYYAFFSQNAGGNGKSALDKYLEEPVLDMMAFKSLNVLSYWRDNANRFKELASMACDVLSIPITTVASESSFSIGSRVLNKYRSCLRPSNVRALICARNWLRGFESLDCDEVDFEPLELEEVGEVNETCQV encoded by the exons ATGATTGGATTTCTAGAGTATTGCTTCACAACTCTAGATGCAGCGACATGTAAGACGAAATTGGATCATATTAAGAAGAAGTTGAAGAAGTTGTTTGATGTCTACAAGAAGAACAAAAAGAAAAACATGGCTAGAACTTCAGGATCAACTTCAGGAACTACAGCACAGACTACTTTACCAGGATATGAT GCATACTATGCTTTCTTCTCACAGAACGCTGGTGGTAATGGGAAGTCAGCCTTGGATAAGTACCTAGAAGAACCGGTTTTAGACATGATGGCCTTCAAGAGTTTGAATGTTCTCTCCTACTGGAGAGACAATGCTAATCGGTTTAAGGAGCTCGCATCAATGGCATGTGACGTCTTGAGCATACCCATCACCACAGTTGCTTCAGAATCATCCTTCAGCATTGGAAGCCGTGTATTGAACAAATACAGAAGCTGCCTTCGCCCTTCGAATGTCAGAGCACTGATTTGCGCAAGAAATTGGCTAAGAGGATTTGAGTCTTTAGACT GTGATGAAGTGGATTTTGAACCCTTGGAGTTGGAGGAAGTTGGAGAAGTTAATGAAACATGTCAAGTCTGA
- the LOC106311999 gene encoding uncharacterized protein LOC106311999: MDSLCLNPGVIPAIKAVGSGVSGCGGVVEVRANASQKRRPSGSSFKHPLTPFWSRGGGIASRRRSGLGLDDAVLVDSGDSRKPIAEEEPSAVEMETERRNGSWILKILDVHSMWRDGEIEEEEEEELNDAVLPEDDGVCSVLEDDGDEENKFQMHRESFSKLLKRVSLSESKLYAQMSYLGNLAYSISKIKPANLSKYYGLRFVTSSAEKTELALKAQVSAETKPKEEDEEVEDEENKGASAAYEVVASAASYLQSRTTNILPFPSSSKNDDEEESSSSSSSLTSSVTCVVAAEEDVKQAVADDLKSTISSPCDWFICDDDQTLTRFFVIQGSESLASWQANLLFEPIEFEELDDGAIVHRGIYEAAKGMYEQMLPEVKAHIKAHGNRAKFRFTGHSLGGSLSLLLNIMLLVRGEVSASSLLPVITFGAPFVLCGGDSLLKKLGLPKSHVQAIIMHRDIVPRAFSCNYPYHVAELLKAVNGNFRSHPCLNKQSMLYSPMGELLILQPDESFSPGHDLLPIGNGLYLLTGGGFESLDDEEEQRLRAAQTVFLNTPHPLDILSDRSAYGSSGTIQRDHDMNSYLKAVRSVIRKEVSQIRRLKREHRRSLWWPILVARESGRSSGTAIGNNGQDFSGMMKTGRKSLQRFSRLVASQHMPLIVVLLFPVKLLFLEAFNVLSFR; encoded by the exons ATGGATAGTTTGTGTCTGAATCCCGGCGTAATTCCAGCGATCAAAGCGGTTGGAAGCGGCGTAAGCGGTTGTGGAGGAGTTGTAGAAGTGAGAGCAAACGCATCGCAGAAAAGGAGACCTTCTGGGTCCTCTTTCAAACACCCATTGACGCCCTTTTGGTCCCGCGGTGGTGGAATCGCGTCGAGAAGACGAAGCGGCTTGGGTCTGGATGACGCTGTTCTGGTGGATTCTGGCGATTCAAGAAAGCCAATCGCGGAGGAGGAGCCGTCGGCGGTGGAAATGGAGACGGAGAGGCGAAATGGGAGCTGGATTTTGAAGATCTTGGATGTGCATTCTATGTGGAGAGATGGAGAGATAGAAGAAGAAGAGGAGGAGGAGCTAAACGACGCTGTATTGCCTGAAGACGACGGTGTATGTTCGGTTTTGGAAGATGATGGTGACGAAGAAAACAAATTTCAGATGCACAGAGAGTCATTCTCTAAATTGCTCAAGAGGGTCTCCTTGTCCGAATCAAAACTCTATGCCCAAATGTCTTATTTGGGAAATTTGGCTTATTCCATTTCAAAGATCAAG CCTGCCAATCTCTCCAAGTATTACGGCCTTAGATTCGTAACTTCGTCAGCTGAGAAAACAGAATTAGCTTTAAAGGCTCAAGTTTCAGCTGAGACCAAGCCAAAGGAGGAGGATGAAGAAGTTGAAGACGAGGAGAACAAAGGTGCGTCTGCTGCATATGAGGTTGTTGCATCAGCTGCTTCTTACCTTCAGTCTCGTACCACCAACATTCTTCCTTTCCCTTCTTCCTCCAAAAACGATGATGAGGAGGAATCGTCGTCATCTTCTTCTTCTTTAACCAGCTCTGTTACTTGTGTTGTTGCTGCTGAGGAAGATGTCAAACAAGCTGTTGCTGACGATTTGAAATCTACCATCTCCTCTCCTTGTGATTGGTTTATTTGCGATGATGATCAAACTCTCACCAGATTCTTTGTCATTCAG GGATCGGAATCTCTAGCTTCTTGGCAAGCAAACCTTCTCTTTGAGCCAATTGAATTTGAGGAACTCGATGATGGTGCCATTGTTCACAGAGGTATATACGAAGCTGCCAAAGGAATGTATGAACAAATGCTACCTGAAGTCAAAGCCCACATCAAAGCCCATGGAAACAGAGCTAAGTTCCGTTTCACCGGACATTCTCTAGGCGGAAGCTTATCCTTATTACTAAACATCATGTTACTGGTTCGAGGTGAAGTATCTGCTTCTTCTTTACTCCCTGTCATAACATTTGGTGCGCCCTTTGTACTATGTGGAGGCGACAGTCTTCTTAAAAAGCTAGGATTGCCTAAAAGCCATGTCCAAGCCATCATAATGCACCGTGACATTGTCCCGAGAGCGTTTTCTTGTAACTACCCTTACCATGTAGCAGAGCTTCTCAAAGCTGTTAACGGAAACTTCCGTAGCCATCCTTGTCTTAACAAGCAGAGTATGTTGTATTCTCCCATGGGGGAGCTTCTAATCCTCCAACCGGATGAGTCATTCTCTCCAGGACACGATCTACTTCCTATAGGAAATGGTTTATATCTTCTAACCGGTGGTGGTTTTGAATCGCTGGATGATGAGGAGGAACAACGGTTGAGAGCTGCGCAAACGGTTTTCTTGAACACGCCGCATCCTCTGGATATCCTTAGCGACAGATCAGCTTACGGGTCGAGCGGGACCATACAAAGGGACCATGACATGAACTCATATCTGAAAGCGGTTAGGAGTGTGATAAGAAAAGAAGTGAGTCAGATAAGGAGGTTGAAGAGGGAGCATCGTCGGAGTCTCTGGTGGCCTATTCTGGTTGCTAGAGAAAGCGGGAGGAGCTCGGGGACTGCCATCGGTAACAACGGTCAGGATTTCTCAGGGATGATGAAGACAGGAAGAAAGTCTTTGCAGAGGTTTAGCCGCCTTGTGGCCTCTCAACATATGCCTTTGATCGTTGTTCTCTTGTTTCCGGTTAAGTTGTTGTTCCTTGAAGCTTTCAACGTCCTTAGTTTCCGTTGA
- the LOC106312000 gene encoding equilibrative nucleotide transporter 8, giving the protein MVGEKVIVDEVDTRDAYRAAYVIHFLLGAGSLIPWNALITAVDYFGYLYPDKHVEKTFTVAYMSCSVLVLVLMMTWNTRLSHRLRLNLGFSMFIISMMVSPIIDWVWKGEKNENISYMLMVGSVVLCGLADGLVGGSLIGSAGKLPRQYMQAIFAGTASSGIIVSVLRITTKASLPQTPQGMRTSAHCYFIVSSTILLCCLLCCNVLYKLPVMQHHLSLHQPLYSNLTVWMVGRKIKWPASGVLIIYTVTLSIFPGFLAENLKSQLLQSWYPILLITVYNISDFVGKSLTALYLWQNIKSATWACILRLLFYPLFSACLRGPHWLRTEVPVVVLTFMLGLTNGYLTSVLMIMAPKTVHASEAELAAVFMIVFLGIGLVCGSVLGWVWLI; this is encoded by the exons ATGGTGGGTGAGAAAGTGATTGTTGATGAAGTCGACACAAGAGACGCGTATAGAGCGGCGTACGTGATCCATTTCTTGTTGGGTGCTGGTAGTTTAATACCATGGAACGCTTTGATCACTGCCGTTGATTACTTTGGCTACTTGTATCCCGACAAGCATGTGGAGAAGACGTTCACCGTGGCTTACATGAGTTGCTCGGTCCTTGTTCTGGTTTTGATGATGACTTGGAACACAAGGTTGAGCCATAGACTGAGGTTGAACTTGGGTTTTTCCATGTTCATCATCTCCATGATGGTTTCGCCAATCATAGATTGGGTTTGGAAAGGTGAAAAGAATGAGAATATCTCTTATATGTTGATGGTTGGATCAGTCGTGCTCTGTGGTTTAGCTGATGGACTGGTCGGAGGAAGTTTGATCGGTTCAGCCGGAAAGCTTCCTAGACAGTACATGCAAGCAATTTTTGCCGGGACTGCCTCTTCAG GTATTATAGTTTCGGTCCTTAGGATTACGACTAAAGCTTCGCTGCCACAGACACCACAGGGGATGCGAACCAGTGCTCATTGCTACTTCATAGTGAGCTCCACCATCCTACTATGCTGCCTCCTTTGCTGTAACGTGCTATACAAGTTACCAGTGATGCAACACCACCTTAGTCTTCATCAACCTTTGTATTCAAATCTAACAGTATGGATGGTTGGGAGGAAGATCAAGTGGCCAGCCTCGGGTGTTCTGATAATCTATACTGTTACCTTATCGATATTTCCAGGATTTCTAGCAGAGAATCTGAAGTCCCAACTTCTCCAGAGTTGGTATCCTATTTTGCTCATCACAGTCTACAACATCTCTGATTTCGTTGGCAAGTCACTCACCGCCCTCTATCTATGGCAGAATATTAAATCTGCTACTTGGGCTTGTATCCTTAGGCTTCTCTTTTACCCTCTCTTCTCTGCGTGTCTACGTGGACCGCATTGGCTTAGAACAGAAGTGCCAGTGGTTGTTCTCACGTTCATGCTAGGCCTCACCAACGGCTATCTCACTAGTGTCCTCATGATCATGGCTCCCAAAACGGTCCACGCATCAGAAGCAGAACTTGCGGCAGTCTTCATGATTGTTTTTCTAGGAATAGGTCTTGTTTGTGGCTCAGTTCTTGGCTGGGTCTGGCTCATCTGA
- the LOC106308339 gene encoding F-box/kelch-repeat protein At4g38940-like encodes MGGYYNRKFTSDVLVIDCGSNTVRHFCVMPKVVNDSVANVIDAKIYVVGGHYRDTENGSWSSNRMMVLERETQTWECGEENYGLEAGCRLISEEKIYIIKGDENNFVFNPREGRWEIGTDKRLHSSWKGNTGPGCIIDGIFYSYDTCNNCLSAYDLKHRLPCGVVKGVEGLVKGCKEACVASCGEKLMILLMQDSNEIWGAEISLSQVNPVVGEIWGKVEWCQLLLRGLGYFSNCLTVVV; translated from the coding sequence ATGGGTGGATATTACAATAGAAAATTCACATCCGATGTGTTAGTGATCGACTGTGGATCTAACACGGTGCGCCATTTTTGCGTCATGCCTAAGGTGGTCAATGATTCGGTCGCTAACGTCATCGATGCAAAGATATACGTAGTTGGAGGTCATTACCGGGATACCGAAAACGGTTCGTGGTCATCAAACAGGATGATGGTGTTAGAGAGGGAAACACAAACGTGGGAATGCGGTGAGGAGAACTATGGTCTTGAGGCGGGTTGTAGGCTGATTAGCGAGGAAAAGATATACATCATCAAGGGTGATGAGAATAACTTTGTTTTCAACCCAAGGGAAGGTAGATGGGAAATTGGTACGGACAAAAGGCTGCATTCTAGTTGGAAAGGGAATACTGGTCCAGGTTGTATCATAGACGGCATATTTTATAGCTATGATACTTGTAACAATTGTTTAAGTGCGTATGATCTAAAGCACCGGTTGCCTTGCGGAGTGGTTAAAGGTGTGGAAGGACTCGTTAAGGGTTGTAAAGAGGCGTGCGTTGCTAGTTGTGGTGAAAAGCTCATGATATTGTTGATGCAGGATAGCAATGAGATTTGGGGTGCTGAGATTTCTTTATCACAAGTCAATCCAGTGGTGGGAGAGATTTGGGGAAAGGTTGAGTGGTGTCAACTTTTGCTTCGTGGGCTCGGTTACTTTTCAAATTGTCTTACTGTTGTTGTTTGA